In the Anaerostipes caccae L1-92 genome, AGATTCCAAAAAACACTCAGATCATATCCGTTCTTGTAATAATTGTCGTCGCCGTTTACTTCTAAAAGCTTTAAGATACCTTTCCGTACATCCAGCTCCGATGCCTCAATAATATATCCCCTCCTTACCTGGGATACCAGCGTCATTCCATTTTCTTTAAACCAGATTTTCAATTCCTGAAGATCTTGAAGCAGGGTATTGCGGCTGACGCCGATCTTTTCTTTCAGCTGGTCCACCGTCACATATCCGCTAGCATTCAGAAGAATCATTGCCAGAATGGTGGAACGTTCCTTTTTTGAAAGGTAATAAGTATAAAAGTCGTACTCGGATATAAATTTCTCATAGGCCCGGATATCAACTTTTTTATCTGTGTCAATCCACAGCTTTCCGTCAAGATCCGAGGCAATGACCGGCAGCTCATATGCTTCCAGATCTTTATTCAGCTCTTTTATATCTGCCCGTATCGTTCTCTCCTGTATATGATATTTCTCCTCTAATCCGGAAACGTCTGCATGAATACCGAGGATCAGATCCTTCAGAATCTTATTGCTTCTCCTGTTCATTTTTCTCCTCCTTGAGCTTAATTCTATTCTAAATCCATTTTATCCGACAAAAAAGTCCAATCAGTTGCAATGGAAAAACGTGAAATTGGGTTAATTTAAAACTGCCCGGCCTTCTCTCTATAACATAAAATCAGAGCAGAAATCCCAAAAATGAATTTCTGCCCTGATTTTATTAAACGATCTTAAATTGTCTCCGTGCTGTTGATGCCTGTCTCCAAAGCCCCTTTTACCAGCCGGATAAAATTAGGATAAGACGGATCTTCTACCAGACGTTCCACCAGAGACTTATCGGCAAACATTTTGGAGAAATAATCCCAAAGCTGAAATGCCTGCGGATTATTTTTTCCGATGTGCATCAGCATCACCAAGTGAACCTCATTTTTCTCTTCATCCCAAATGATAGGTTCTTTCGATACGCATACTGCCACAAACGTATCGGATGAAACCGCATACATCGGATGAGGCACTGCGATCTGCTTGCTGAAAAAGGTACTGCCGATTTCTTCCCTCTGTAAAACCTGGGAATGAAGATTTTCTACCTGGAAATAAGCAGTGGATTTTTCGCAGAGCATACTGAGCACTTCTTCCTTATTCGAAGACTTCACACTGGAAAACAGCTCCGGATGAAAAATATCTGCCACATCTTCTATATCCTTAAATCCATCAATATTCAGCTTAATATTCATATAATCATGCTGATTGGGGAATGTATCCACATACATTGCCAGCCCCTTCTCAAAAAATTCTTCTTTTTCTGTGGTCAGAAAGATATCATATTCGTCCAGCATGTCTTCCGTCACATCCATAGGATTGACGAAGTCTATAACAGAGACATACTCCGAGAACCATTTCAGCAGGGTCTGTTTCATCAAAAGCGTCATACTGTTTTTCAAAGCGGAGATCACGAGAATCCGTTTATTCCCCTGGCGGCTGTTCAATTCCAGAAGGCTGCTGTAAAAATGGACGGCCAGAAGCGCCACTTCATCTTCTGACACCCTCTTTCCATACTGCTGATGAAGCAGAAATGCAAAATAAGCCCCAATATCATAACCAAGCGGGAAAGTCTCCCGGATATAGTTGAGCATATCATTTTTGACCTGCATATCATATTTGATTCGGATACTCAATGACATACAGTGCAGCGCCAATGTGATCCGCAGATTTATGTTGTCCGTAAAATCTACCCCAAAGTTCCGCCGGATTTCTTCAAAAGCTTCAGAAATAAAATTATCCATCTCCTGAGTAATCGTATCGGAATCTCTGTTATTTCCCTGTCCCTTCAAGTATAGAGAAAAATACCGTATCTCCTCATCCGGTACTTTTATGAAGAATCTCCGGCTGATCTTCCCGAAGACTGCTTTGGCTATCTCGTATTCATTGCCCAGCTGTTCCGAAATATCCAGTTCGCCCGGCTGTATGTAAAATCCTTCACCCATCCGGCAGATCATGATATTTAAAAACAGGATCGCATTGTTGAAGTCCGTGTCCATAATGTGATACTTATAGTTTACAAAAATATCAGTCAGTATATTTTTAATCTTTGCAAGCTGTCTCTCATCAATATATACCATGCCCTGTTCGTTTTTGATATGGGCCAGATAGAGATCCTGTTCCGCCAGGCATCGTCTCTTATTGATCTCATATCCGTCAATCATGACTTTATTGCTGCTTTTTAATAGTTCCAGCTGGAACTTTTCAAGGACTTCCTCTACTTTCTTTAAATCATTCTGCAGTGTGGATCTCGAAATATAAAGCTTGTCTTCCAATTCCATAACAGATACAGCCCTGTGTCTGTTCAGAAGCAAAAGCAGTATCTTGCTGATCCGGCTTGTAGGATAATTAAGAGATACTGTTGTGTACTGCTGGTACAGAGAATTCACGAATGCGGAAAACTCATCATAGTTTTTCACTTGGATACAGCTTCCCTTGGAAGCCTTGGAAACCAATTCCGCACATGTCTCATCCGCAAGTTCCTTTCGGATCACTTTCATGTCCCCCTGAACGGTCCTGAGACTCACGTCCAGTTTCTTTGCAAAATGAGACGCAGTCAGGAACTCATCGGAGTGATTGCAGAATTCTAATAAAATTTCAATTTGTCGTTGGTTTAACATTCAAATCCCTCTTTTGTATTGCATCTATATCCGCTGGTCATATATATCATTATACCTTAACGGGATCCTATTCCGCAACTGGTGATCATCGTGGCTGTAACTGGTCAAAAAAAGATCTCTGTCAAAAATCAGGTATCCTTGTAACTATGTAATAAAGATCCGGGGAACCGGATCTTTGGGATAAAGAAAGATTGTTAATTTTAAGCAGAATATTGTTTTATTGAACTTCACTAATGCTTTTAGGACAACTCTTGTTATTGTTTATCGTAATATAGACGACTGTTTTATCGTCTATAACCTCATTTCAATACAACTCTTGTTATTGTTTATCTCCAAGGCATTGTAATAGGGGATGGAGGGGTCACAAATTTCAATACAACTCTTGTTATTGTTTATCTGATCCCTGTCAGCGATGTTGAAAACTCTGATATATTTCAATACAACTCTTGTTATTGTTTATGAAACACGGAACCACGGTTTTATGCGGTCTGTAAGACACTGCCGACAAATTTACGACAAACTACCCGCTTCTTATAGGGTCTTACAGCTATTATATCCCATGCTTTTACGCCATGCCCGGCTACCTGCCGGGCCTATACATTATATCAGTTCTATGTCCGTGATCCTGATTACAGTCTTGAGTGGATCACTGTTTTTCTCTACGATCTCAAAGCAGTAATTG is a window encoding:
- a CDS encoding BglG family transcription antiterminator encodes the protein MLNQRQIEILLEFCNHSDEFLTASHFAKKLDVSLRTVQGDMKVIRKELADETCAELVSKASKGSCIQVKNYDEFSAFVNSLYQQYTTVSLNYPTSRISKILLLLLNRHRAVSVMELEDKLYISRSTLQNDLKKVEEVLEKFQLELLKSSNKVMIDGYEINKRRCLAEQDLYLAHIKNEQGMVYIDERQLAKIKNILTDIFVNYKYHIMDTDFNNAILFLNIMICRMGEGFYIQPGELDISEQLGNEYEIAKAVFGKISRRFFIKVPDEEIRYFSLYLKGQGNNRDSDTITQEMDNFISEAFEEIRRNFGVDFTDNINLRITLALHCMSLSIRIKYDMQVKNDMLNYIRETFPLGYDIGAYFAFLLHQQYGKRVSEDEVALLAVHFYSSLLELNSRQGNKRILVISALKNSMTLLMKQTLLKWFSEYVSVIDFVNPMDVTEDMLDEYDIFLTTEKEEFFEKGLAMYVDTFPNQHDYMNIKLNIDGFKDIEDVADIFHPELFSSVKSSNKEEVLSMLCEKSTAYFQVENLHSQVLQREEIGSTFFSKQIAVPHPMYAVSSDTFVAVCVSKEPIIWDEEKNEVHLVMLMHIGKNNPQAFQLWDYFSKMFADKSLVERLVEDPSYPNFIRLVKGALETGINSTETI